One Epinephelus fuscoguttatus linkage group LG10, E.fuscoguttatus.final_Chr_v1 genomic window carries:
- the LOC125895392 gene encoding elongation of very long chain fatty acids protein 4-like, with protein MASAWQSVLSVHQRIVDNGDKRTDPWLLVYSPVPVALIFLVYLCVVWAGPCLMKHREPVDLKVVLIVYNFAMVGLSAYMCYEFLVTSWLSSYSLLCQPVDYSTSPLPLRMARVCWWFFFSKVIELSDTIFFILRKKNSQLTFLHVYHHCTMIFNWWAGIKYVPGRQSFFIGLVNTFVHTVMYSYYGLAALGPHMQKCLWWKRYLTSLQLVQFLLVLLHSGYNLFTECDYPDSLNLLVFGYCITLIVLFSNFYCQSYLNKKKQK; from the exons ATGGCTTCTGCATGGCAAAGTGTCCTGTCTGTGCACCAGAGGATAGTGGACAATGGAG ACAAGAGGACGGACCCGTGGCTGCTGGTCTACTCCCCCGTCCCGGTGGCACTCATCTTCCTGGTGTACCTCTGCGTGGTCTGGGCCGGCCCTTGTCTGATGAAACACAGAGAACCCGTTGACCTCAAAGTGGTTCTCATTGTTTACAACTTTGCCATGGTCGGCCTGTCTGCCTACATGTGCTATGAG TTCCTGGTCACATCCTGGCTCTCAAGCTACAGCCTCCTCTGTCAGCCTGTAGATTACAGCACCAGCCCGCTGCCACTGAGG ATGGCCAGAGTCTGCTGGTGGTTCTTCTTCTCTAAGGTCATAGAGCTCAGTGACACC ATCTTCTTCATCCTGAGGAAGAAGAACAGCCAGCTGACATTCCTTCATGTTTACCATCACTGCACCATGATCTTCAACTGGTGGGCGGGAATCAAATATGTGCCCGGCAGACAGT CGTTCTTCATCGGCCTGGTCAACACCTTTGTTCACACCGTGATGTATTCTTACTACGGCCTGGCTGCGCTCGGCCCTCACATGCAGAAGTGCCTGTGGTGGAAGAGATACCTCACCTCTCTGCAGCTG GTGCAGTTCCTGCTGGTCCTCCTGCACTCAGGCTACAACCTGTTCACAGAGTGCGACTATCCCGACTCCCTGAACCTGTTGGTGTTTGGTTACTGCATCACCCTCATCGTCCTCTTCAGTAACTTCTACTGTCAGAGCTACCTCAACAAGAAGAAGCAGAAATAA